The region AAGAATCTTTCAGGATTATAAAAAAGTTTCAGGAGATGTTAGGTGTCCATTTCAGACTGAGAGTGTAGTATGGATATTATCAGGAAATTAAAAATACTGAGGTATAGAAATAACTCTTATTTTAAAAAGTTCTTTAGAGATGTAAATGAGAAGGATATTAATAAAATAACTTTCTGTTCTTTTGATCTTGAAACTACAGGTCTTGATGTGGAAAAAGATGAGATTATATCCATAGGTGCTGTTAAGATAAAAGAGATGAAGATAGATCTATCAACATCTTTTTACAGGATTGTAAAACCAGAGAGGATACCGGAAAAAGAAAATATACTTATTCACAGTATTACGGCATCAGAGATGAAGAAAGGAGAGGATATAAGAGATGTTCTCCCGAAGTTTCTTGAGTACATAAAAGGAACCGTTCTGATAGGATATTTTGTCAGTTTTGATATAAGTATGCTCTCAAAATACACACAGAAATTTTACGGCTTTCCCATTCTAAATCCATACATAGACGTTTCACAGCTTTATATAAAGAAAAAAGTAAAATCATACACACCATACGAGAAAATAAAAGAGAAGAGCCTTGATCAGATCGCTGAGGAACTGAATATCCCAGTAAGGAAGAGACACAACGCCCTTTATGACAGCATAACAACAGCACTTATTTTTTTATCTCTGATGAAGAGATAAAGGCAGGTTGCTGTATTATACTTCTGGTATTATACTAAAAGTATAAAATTTACTATACCAAAGGTATAATAAATGAGAAATCCTTTTTATTACGGTGGGATTGTTTCTGAAAAGTATTTCTGTAATAGGGAGAATGAAATAAAAGAGCTTAAGAAGGATATACTCAATGGTCTTAATATTCTTATCTATGCACCACGAAGATTTGGAAAAAGTTCACTTGTAATTCATACTTTAGAAAAGCTGAAAAAAGAAAAAAAACTAAAGTATATATTTGTTGACCTGATGGGGATTTCCTCAAAAGAGGAGTTTATAAATGAGTACTTCAATGCAGTAGCCCAGTCTCTTGAAGAACCTCTGGACAAGGTTATAAACTTTTTCAAAAATGTTATCAAGTTTAGACCTGTAATCAGAGTAACAGTTGATGAGTATGGAAGGACAAAGTTTCATCTTGAGTTTTCTCCTGAGAAAACCTTAGAAACCCTTGAAGAGGTACTGGATTTACCTCTTTTTTATGCTAAAAAAGGCAGAAATATCTGTATAGTTTTTGATGAGTTTCAGGAGATTGAAGTTTTAGGAATAGAGAACAGATTAAGATCAAAACTACAGCACCACTCAAACAGAATTTCTTATATTTTTATGGGTTCTAAAAAGAGTATTCTGCAGAAGATATTTCAGGACAAAAAGAGAGCATTTTATAGATCTGTAAAACATTTCCAGATAAAGGAAATATCAGAAAAAGACTGGATAAAGTTCATTCAGGATAGATTTAAGAAAACAGGAAAAGATATAGATAAGAGTTTTATAAAAGAGATAGTAACAATAACAAGAGGATTTCCCTACTACACACAGCAGTTTGCTTATGAACTGTGGGAAAATACGGAAAAAGAGGTAGATGAACAGGTATTTAAAGAAACACTTAAACTTATAATGGAGAGGGAAGAAGACCTTTTTGCAACAGAGTGGGACAATCTTACATCCAATCAAAAAAAGGTTCTAAAGCTGATAGTGGAAAAAAACGGCCAAAATCTTTATGATGAACACATACTCGCAAAATACGAGATAAAAGTAGGATCTCTGAGGAAGATCATCCAGATCTTAATGGAGAAGGACATAATAGACAGAAGGGAAAACAGGTATTATCTTCAAGATCCGTTATTTGAATACTGGTTAAAGCAGAAGATTTATTAAAAAATCACAGATTTATACAGTAATGCAATAATTTATGTTATGTCTTATTTTTAATTTAAAGTAACTGGAGAAATATGGAGTTATGTGATGAATTTACTGGAAAAAGTTAAAGCAGAAAAGGATATCTTAAAAAAACATCTTCTTTTTTCAGCATGGCTTTCTCAAAAACTTAAAGAAAAAAATATTCCCTTACCTGTTATTGTTGGTGGTTCAGCGTTAGAAATCTATACAGGAGGTTTTTATCTAACAGGAGATATTGATCTTGTATCACCGTATAGGGATGAAATAGAGAAAGTTATACTTGATACAGGTTATTTTAGAAAATCAGGAAAAAATTTAATATCTGAGAAGCTTGGACTGTTTGTGGAAATTGTAGATGAAAAACTCGCAGGGAGTATGGAAAAAACGAACATTATAAAGATAGATGAGAATCTGGATATAAGAGTGATAGGATTGGAAGATCTGATTATTGACAGACTTAATGCATGTGTCCACTGGAAATCTTACTCTGACTGTGAATGGGCTGAAGTTTTGATAGAGGAGTTCAAAGATAAAATAGATCTTAAATATTTAAAAGAAAGGGCAAAAGAAGAAAAAGTTGATGAAAAGCTGGAGGAATTAATCAAAGATGAAAATTGAGATAGATTTAGAAAATCTCCCTAAATACAGATTAGAGAAGGAGTTAAAAAGAAGAAAAGAGAACAAAAAGATAAGATACAAAAGAACCAGACCAAGAGATCCTGAGAAATGGAAAGAACTTAAAAAATTTATCCTGTCTCAGCTTCCACCACCGGAAGAGATATTATCAGGCAGATATTTTAGAGATCTGTTAAGGGGTAGTTGAATATACTTATGTATTAAATCTGGAGATATAATTATGAAGGTTTTAAATATCAGTCAGGCTCAAAAAGAATTTACGAAGATATTAAACGAAAGAGTGCTAATAGTTGATAACAAAAGGAAAGAAAAAAAGGCGGTTATCCTGCCTTACGAAGAATATCTAAAACTTATCTCAAAATGTAAAGATAAAGAATATTTACTTGGTCTGTTAACGACGGGAAGATTCTCAAAATTTAAAGGAGTTTTGAATAAAAGTTAAAACAGACTATGGGTAACATGTCAGAAAAATAAATAAAAGGCGTTTATATTTTAAAGAGAGATTTAATCTAAGGGGGAGGTAGTGAAATGGAGTATTTTATAATCTTTTTTATTGTATTTTTACTACACCTCTATGATTATTGGGCAGGAAGATAAGCTTATAATCTGTATCTAAGGTAGTATACTTAACCCCCACCTATACTTCCTCTTTATGGTATCATGTTATAAACCAAAAACTGAAAGGGTATTCACTAATGGAAAGGATAACATTAAAAACGGAAATAAAGTACTTATCTGAGAACGATACCGTTCTCAGATTTATTAAACAGGTAGCAGAAAGAAACGGTATAAAAGGTTATGTCAGCAGAGAGGATGACCGTATACTGATAATCTCTCAGGGAAGTGAGGAACAGCTTACCAGTTTTATGGAAGAGTTAGGCTCAAAAATGCCTTTCTCAATTTTTATGAGATCTTCATCAACAGAAGTTATAGATCATCCGGAAGAAAAAGGTTTCCATATTAAAAATGAGGATCTAAATATAATCCCATTAAATAGATCAGTATGTATAAACTGTCTTGAGGAAAGTCTAAACCCTACGGACAGAAGATTTTTTTACCCATTTATATCCTGTAACTACTGTGGGTCACAGTATGCATTTTTATTTGAGTATCCATTTGAGAGGGAGAAAACAGTATTTAAATTCTTCCATCCCTGTGAAAACTGTAAAAAAGAGTATGAAAACAGTAGTAGCTTCAGATACAGGTATGAGCTTATATCCTGTCCTGACTGTTTTGCACCTGTATTTTACAGATCAAAAAGTAAAGAAAGGATAGCCTTTACACCTGAAGAAAGAGAAAAGCTTTTTAACGCCATAGCAGGACTTGTATCTGAAGGAAAACCTGTAAAAGTTAAGACAGCTAACGGCTATAAAGTTATAGGAACCATACATGAGGAAAACATAAAGAAGATAAGAGAGATAGAAAAAACAGGAAGAAAACCTGTAACAGTTCTTATTACGGATATATCAAAACTTGATGATATAGCTTATGTAAATGATACACAGATAAAAGCCCTCTCATCTCAGGAAAGACCTGTTGTTAAACTTCAGGCAAAAGATGCTTTCTTGGAGAGAGATCTTGTTTCACAGACAGGTTTTGTAAACTTTAAGCTTGTAGATGATCCTGTTCTCAGCTTTATAGCATTTTTCCTGAAAGAGAGAGGAATTCCCTACATCTTTATTCACGATATCTCAGAAGACAATCTGGATAAGATAAATGACGGCTTAGATCATGATGTCCCAATTGTTAATATCCAGAAAGACACGGAAGTTTTTACAGTTGGAGACAGAATTTTAATAAAGGAAGGAGAAAAGGGGATACTGCCTGCTGTACTGAAAGGAAAACCTGTCTACAACATATCAGTTGCAGGAGATTACGTTGCTGTTCCTGTTGAGGATGGGGAGTACCTGATAGACAGAAAAGATAAAGTTCTGCCTATTATTGATGGATTTTTATCAAAAGCAGATGAGGTAAGACTTTTAGATGGAAGATATGAGGTTATAAACATACCATACAACAACATTAGAGATTTTAAAGACTATGAAGGAGCTTTATACTCAGTTGTTGCCGAGCATAATCTTCTGGATCAGCCTTTTGTAGGTATATATCTATCTACAAAGAGCGATAATAACTGCTTTGCGGTAAGATCCCATACAAAACCTTTAAAACAGCTTATTAAAATAAAACCAGTTCTGTTATTTGAAGATTTTCTAAAAACGGTTAAATGGGCTTTAGAAGAGATAAAGAGTATGTCACCTGAAGGCGAGAGGCTGATAAGTAATTATGCAAAAAAGTTTCCTGATATATTTAAAAAGATAGAGAAGATACAGCTGGATGATAATGGAAGAGAGTCAGAGAGTATAACAGCTGTTATAAATCTTATATCGGTAATATTGGGAGCGTTTGAGCAAAATGATTTAAGCTATTTTGAAGAACCTGCTGAAATTTTTGAAAATAAAGCGTTAGATTATCCAAAAAGAAAAGCCTTAAAAGTTGATTTCTTCCTTTATGAAGAGGAAGGAGTATTCTATCTCGACTGGAGAACAACACTGAGAAGCCTTATGTCTTATAAAATAGCAGGAACTGATATACCTATGCTTTCTTACTCATTCTTTGAAGGTCTTGGGGAATGGATAGTTAACCAGTCACAGACAGCCCTCACAAAACTAAAGATAAACAATCTTGTTTTAGCAGGAGATCTTTTCTCAAATCCTGTATTAACAGGTAGGATACTGAAACATCTTCCGGACAGGAATATATTGTTAAATGAAAGACTGCCTATTGATGTTCAGAATATTGCGTTCGGAGGGCTGTTTGTGGAATGAAGGACAAGATAAAAAGCCTTATAGATCTTTCACAGATAGAGCCTGAGGCTTTAAAACAGATATATGATGTTGCATCACTTGATATAGTAAAAAAGCTTGCCATTATGCCTGATGTCCATACAGGCTATGATCTGTGTATAGGTGGTGTGGCACTTGTTGAGGATCATATATCACCATCTTTTGTCGGATATGATATAGGCTGTGGGATGTGTTTTGTTAATACAGGTGTTAAAAAAGAGGAGATCTTCAGATCAAGAAAGGAGAGAGAAAAGATAGCCCAGCAGATATATAAAGCCATTCCTGTAGGGAATAATATAAGGAAAAAGCCTCTTGATTATAAACCTTTTAAGTCTGCATCAGGGGACAAAAATCTGACGAAAAAGGTTAATGATAAACTTTACCACTCACTTGGAACACTTGGAAGCGGAAATCATTTTATAGAGATAGGTGAAAATCTTGAAGGGTATGTATGCATAACGATACACTCAGGATCAAGGAATATAGGTCATTCTATTGCTTCGTACTACATGAAAAAGGGAAGATTTCTCCCTTTAAAATCAGATATTGGACAGGCTTATATTCAGGATATGAACTTTGCACTTGAGTATGCACTTGAAAACAGACTGACAATGATGAAAGAGATACTTAAGATCTTAGGATTTACTGAAAAGGAAGCTAAGAAGATAATTAAGAAAACATTGATAAATGAGAACCACAACCACGCAGTTATAACTGAAGAGGGAGTGCTACACAGGAAAGGGGCAACACCTGCAGATGAAGGACAGTTAGGTATAATTCCTGCAAATATGAGGGATGGTGTGTATGTTACTGTAGGTCTTGGAAATAAAGAGTTTCTATCATCTGCTTCACACGGAGCTGGTAGGGTTTTATCAAGGAGAAAGGCAAAAGAGCTTATAGATCTTGAAGAGTTTAAAAAGGTAATGGATAGTGCAGATATAGTTGCGAAAGTATCACCATCTACACTGGATGAGGCACCTTTCGCATACAAGGATATAAATCAGGTGATAGAAGCCCAGAGAGGTGTAGTGGTAGAGATCATAGATCAGGTAAAACCTGTTATAAATATAAAAGGTTAATCTTTTTTGTCTGGGTCGTAAAAAATAAGCTTCTCAGGAACTTTTTCTATATAGATAGACTGGCTTGGATAAGCAAATGATGAGCCATTCCTTTCAACAATCTCCATTATTTTTAGGTTAATATCTTCTTTTATAGCCATGTACTTTTCCCAGTTTGATGTGTCTGTAAATGTGTATATAAAAATATCAAGTGAGCTGTCTCCAAACTTATCAAAGAACACAAGTGTTATAAGATCTTTTGATATCCTTGGGTGTTCTTTCAGCATACTTCTTATATCATCCACTATCTTTTTAACAGTCTCACCGGGCGTATCATAAACGAGACCTATTGTCATCTTTATTCTTCTGTTATCCCTTCTTGAGTAGTTCTCAATGGGATTATTGGCTATATAGCTGTTTGGGACAGTTATAAGGGATTTCTCAAAAGTTCTTATCTTTGTTGTTCTGATACCAAGATCCTCAACGATACCTTCAACAGATCCAACCTTAACCCAATCACCTATCTTTAAGGATTTATCTGCAAGTATCGTAAGACCACCAAATAGGTTTGCAACAGTGTCCTTAGCAGCAAGGGCAAATGCAAGACCACCAAGACCGAGAGAGGCTATAAATGCTGTTACATCAATTCCCCACTCCTGAAGAACAGCGACAAATCCAAGAACAAATATAAATATCTTTGCAGATTTTATGAAGAAACTGCCAAGCTCCCTTGAAAGATCCTTCCCAAACCTTTCAGCAAACTTATAGAATCCTTCCTGAAATATGATCACAGCGTTGTATAAAATCCAGAAAACTGTGATTATAAAAAGACTCTTAATGAGATGATTTACTATCTCCTGTTCAACATTCAATATACTGAATGCAAACCAGACCCCAAAAACTATAAAGAGAAATTTAAAGGGACTTTCTATTACCTTCAGAAGCTTGTCATCAATTGTTGTTTTCGTTCTAGAGGTAAGTTTTCTGATGATACCTATGATTATATGTGTAAAAAGTTTTCTAAAAAATAGAAAAAGAAGAAAAACCAGAAGGGCTAACGCCCATTTATAAATGGGCGTCCCTAAAAAAAGCTGTTTCAAAAGATAGTCTATCTGCTGTACTATGCCGTTCTCCATACAGAAATTATAGCATTAATGTAAATCATCTTTTTACATTAAAAATTTATAGTCGGTAGTGTATTACCATTACAATCTGTTATTTCTAACGTTCCTGTCTTGCAACCTGTCAAGGTTACAGTCAATCTAAATGTTCCCCCAGTATCACATGTTCCGCTGTATGTTATACTTCCTCCGTCTGCACCGTCACAGGTATCTGAAATGTGTAAATCAGTGGCGGTAATATTTATAGATGCTGTGCTTGTTCCATCGGACCCTGTTGCTGTTATTGTTCCGTTCCACGTACCACTGTCCCAAGGGTCATTATCCCCATCAGCATCTGGAGTATAGCTCAGATCTGTGGATTCTAATATCCCGTAAATGGTAGACGCTGTCGGATCAGAAGGTTTGAAAGTCCATTTATGGTAGAAAGGTGTGAATACATATGTAGAGTCTACCTTGTCTATGTTTACATCCGTAATCTTCTCAACGGTTCCTAAAGATGATGTCATTGTTGTTGGCTCTCTTGAGCAGCCGTTGCTGAACACACCTGTACATATATCATAACCGCTTAGTCTGTCATTATCGTTGTCGTCCTTCGCACTTATCTTTCCTTTCCATGTGACATAGGTTCCGTATTTACATTCAAAAGTGTAAGTTCCGTTTACAGGAATACCATCATCATCTATGTCAGTTAGATCTCCTGATGCGCTTCCTGTACAGTTTGTAACCTGCTGAGCAGATATTGTTGCTGATACTGGACCAAAACCTTGAGGCATTGATGGTAAAACAATGGGAACACCTAAGTTTGGATTTGATACACTACTTGCCAGACTGTTGTACAGCACATCACCTATCTCAACACCACTACTGGATAATACGTCCTCAGTTGTTGCCTGATTTGTGGTCTGTGTTGTCTCACCTCCACCACCACCTCCACCACATGAGATAAGAGCAATACTTAAAGGAATAGTTACAGAAATGACTTTTAAAGCTTTCATTTCCGCTACCTCCCTTCAGTACTTCTCTCAGTACTACTATTAAATATAGTTTTTTAAATTTTAAAGAAAAAGTGAAAAATACCTGTATAATCCCCCTTGAAAAATTGAATATTTTTGTTTATATTATTACTACATTAAATAGTAAAAAGGAGATTCAGCATGAGGAGAATATCTTTTACAGCCATTCTACTACTCTTGGTAGGATTTACAGTTTTTTCCTGTACAAAAAAAGAGGCGTACAAGAAAGAACTAATCTCGGACAGTTATAAAGTGGTTATAGTTTCAGACCAGCCGCCCCATGTGGGAGTAAACAAATGGAAGGTGTATGTTTATACAAAGGATGGTTCAGCTGTTACTGATGCTTCCGTTAAAATTAATGGTTACATGCCTCCAATGCCGGGAATGCCTGAGATGAGTTTTGATTATCCTGTTAAAAATACTGGACAATTTTATGAAAGTGATGTAAATCTATCTATGAGTGGAACATGGCAGATAACCATAGTTGTTGAAAAAGG is a window of Persephonella marina EX-H1 DNA encoding:
- a CDS encoding exonuclease domain-containing protein; this encodes MDIIRKLKILRYRNNSYFKKFFRDVNEKDINKITFCSFDLETTGLDVEKDEIISIGAVKIKEMKIDLSTSFYRIVKPERIPEKENILIHSITASEMKKGEDIRDVLPKFLEYIKGTVLIGYFVSFDISMLSKYTQKFYGFPILNPYIDVSQLYIKKKVKSYTPYEKIKEKSLDQIAEELNIPVRKRHNALYDSITTALIFLSLMKR
- a CDS encoding AAA family ATPase; this encodes MRNPFYYGGIVSEKYFCNRENEIKELKKDILNGLNILIYAPRRFGKSSLVIHTLEKLKKEKKLKYIFVDLMGISSKEEFINEYFNAVAQSLEEPLDKVINFFKNVIKFRPVIRVTVDEYGRTKFHLEFSPEKTLETLEEVLDLPLFYAKKGRNICIVFDEFQEIEVLGIENRLRSKLQHHSNRISYIFMGSKKSILQKIFQDKKRAFYRSVKHFQIKEISEKDWIKFIQDRFKKTGKDIDKSFIKEIVTITRGFPYYTQQFAYELWENTEKEVDEQVFKETLKLIMEREEDLFATEWDNLTSNQKKVLKLIVEKNGQNLYDEHILAKYEIKVGSLRKIIQILMEKDIIDRRENRYYLQDPLFEYWLKQKIY
- a CDS encoding DUF6036 family nucleotidyltransferase, producing MNLLEKVKAEKDILKKHLLFSAWLSQKLKEKNIPLPVIVGGSALEIYTGGFYLTGDIDLVSPYRDEIEKVILDTGYFRKSGKNLISEKLGLFVEIVDEKLAGSMEKTNIIKIDENLDIRVIGLEDLIIDRLNACVHWKSYSDCEWAEVLIEEFKDKIDLKYLKERAKEEKVDEKLEELIKDEN
- a CDS encoding type II toxin-antitoxin system Phd/YefM family antitoxin — its product is MKVLNISQAQKEFTKILNERVLIVDNKRKEKKAVILPYEEYLKLISKCKDKEYLLGLLTTGRFSKFKGVLNKS
- a CDS encoding acylphosphatase; its protein translation is MERITLKTEIKYLSENDTVLRFIKQVAERNGIKGYVSREDDRILIISQGSEEQLTSFMEELGSKMPFSIFMRSSSTEVIDHPEEKGFHIKNEDLNIIPLNRSVCINCLEESLNPTDRRFFYPFISCNYCGSQYAFLFEYPFEREKTVFKFFHPCENCKKEYENSSSFRYRYELISCPDCFAPVFYRSKSKERIAFTPEEREKLFNAIAGLVSEGKPVKVKTANGYKVIGTIHEENIKKIREIEKTGRKPVTVLITDISKLDDIAYVNDTQIKALSSQERPVVKLQAKDAFLERDLVSQTGFVNFKLVDDPVLSFIAFFLKERGIPYIFIHDISEDNLDKINDGLDHDVPIVNIQKDTEVFTVGDRILIKEGEKGILPAVLKGKPVYNISVAGDYVAVPVEDGEYLIDRKDKVLPIIDGFLSKADEVRLLDGRYEVINIPYNNIRDFKDYEGALYSVVAEHNLLDQPFVGIYLSTKSDNNCFAVRSHTKPLKQLIKIKPVLLFEDFLKTVKWALEEIKSMSPEGERLISNYAKKFPDIFKKIEKIQLDDNGRESESITAVINLISVILGAFEQNDLSYFEEPAEIFENKALDYPKRKALKVDFFLYEEEGVFYLDWRTTLRSLMSYKIAGTDIPMLSYSFFEGLGEWIVNQSQTALTKLKINNLVLAGDLFSNPVLTGRILKHLPDRNILLNERLPIDVQNIAFGGLFVE
- a CDS encoding RtcB family protein, with protein sequence MKDKIKSLIDLSQIEPEALKQIYDVASLDIVKKLAIMPDVHTGYDLCIGGVALVEDHISPSFVGYDIGCGMCFVNTGVKKEEIFRSRKEREKIAQQIYKAIPVGNNIRKKPLDYKPFKSASGDKNLTKKVNDKLYHSLGTLGSGNHFIEIGENLEGYVCITIHSGSRNIGHSIASYYMKKGRFLPLKSDIGQAYIQDMNFALEYALENRLTMMKEILKILGFTEKEAKKIIKKTLINENHNHAVITEEGVLHRKGATPADEGQLGIIPANMRDGVYVTVGLGNKEFLSSASHGAGRVLSRRKAKELIDLEEFKKVMDSADIVAKVSPSTLDEAPFAYKDINQVIEAQRGVVVEIIDQVKPVINIKG
- a CDS encoding mechanosensitive ion channel family protein, giving the protein MENGIVQQIDYLLKQLFLGTPIYKWALALLVFLLFLFFRKLFTHIIIGIIRKLTSRTKTTIDDKLLKVIESPFKFLFIVFGVWFAFSILNVEQEIVNHLIKSLFIITVFWILYNAVIIFQEGFYKFAERFGKDLSRELGSFFIKSAKIFIFVLGFVAVLQEWGIDVTAFIASLGLGGLAFALAAKDTVANLFGGLTILADKSLKIGDWVKVGSVEGIVEDLGIRTTKIRTFEKSLITVPNSYIANNPIENYSRRDNRRIKMTIGLVYDTPGETVKKIVDDIRSMLKEHPRISKDLITLVFFDKFGDSSLDIFIYTFTDTSNWEKYMAIKEDINLKIMEIVERNGSSFAYPSQSIYIEKVPEKLIFYDPDKKD
- a CDS encoding FixH family protein, whose translation is MRRISFTAILLLLVGFTVFSCTKKEAYKKELISDSYKVVIVSDQPPHVGVNKWKVYVYTKDGSAVTDASVKINGYMPPMPGMPEMSFDYPVKNTGQFYESDVNLSMSGTWQITIVVEKGGKKESIKFGFNL